One part of the Coffea eugenioides isolate CCC68of chromosome 10, Ceug_1.0, whole genome shotgun sequence genome encodes these proteins:
- the LOC113748783 gene encoding miraculin-like produces MKKLLLFLSFLLFNSFLSFATEEPNPVLDINGEEIRPGVEYHIESAIFGGGGGGVTYGKGPGNEICPLAVVQALSDVNRGHPVTFTPVNPEEGVIRVSTDLNIKFSPFINFCRGSNVWKVNFNEALEQHFVLTDGVEGNSGCETEANWFKIEGNYPFYKLVFCPAVCDSSSEAICKDVGIYYDDDGTRRLALSDQPFLVVFIKKNVDILKSVTSA; encoded by the coding sequence ATGAAGAAATTACTACTCTTCCTTTCATTTCTACTCTTCAactctttcctttcttttgctacTGAAGAGCCCAATCCAGTGCTCGACATCAACGGGGAGGAAATCCGCCCCGGTGTCGAGTACCACATCGAGTCCGCCATCTTTGGTGGCGGTGGCGGCGGTGTAACTTATGGCAAGGGCCCAGGCAATGAAATTTGCCCTCTGGCAGTTGTTCAGGCGCTGTCAGATGTCAATCGAGGCCATCCAGTAACTTTTACACCGGTGAACCCGGAAGAAGGCGTGATTCGTGTTTCCACTGATTTAAACATCAAGTTCTCAccatttattaatttttgtCGTGGATCAAATGTGTGGAAGGTTAATTTCAACGAGGCACTCGAACAACACTTTGTACTGACTGACGGAGTTGAAGGGAACTCAGGATGTGAGACCGAGGCCAATTGGTTTAAGATTGAAGGGAACTACCCTTTTTACAAGCTTGTTTTCTGTCCCGCAGTTTGTGACTCCAGTTCTGAAGCGATTTGCAAAGATGTTGGCATCTATTATGATGACGATGGAACCAGGCGTCTGGCTTTAAGTGATCAGCCTTTCCTGGTGGTGTTCATTAAGAAAAATGTAGATATTCTCAAGTCCGTTACCTCTGCTTAA